Proteins encoded in a region of the Bacillus methanolicus genome:
- a CDS encoding acyl-CoA dehydrogenase family protein — MSLAVETRPALNKTTREYYEGIRKEIRNIVDTVIRPNAEITDREGKFPRENLEALIKNGWGNILVPKKYNGLELDYVAFAIAAEEIGKACASTALVYVMHVGAVQTITLFGNDDQKERWLKPIERGLIGTYSTSEKASGGHWWYNFSQAQRNGEDYILNADKSFTTSAGQADFYVVQTRSPEARVATDISFFIVDGKLPGIKASPWEALGVRGNHSGPVSYQNVLVPKRDLLGGENRGKEILLHGVSPIYLIGLGSVWLGVAEHALQLATEHVTKTIHRDFDNRLSDYQVIRQQIGEAKVLIESAKPWQFDLAEQLDILQSEGKEQGVLILPLTEFKVHTSEVANKVTKIAMDVSGGYGYKKGPIERLFRDARAGIAMGPSNNIAREWIGKDLVGLPLELWVKGGE, encoded by the coding sequence ATGTCTTTAGCTGTTGAAACGCGGCCAGCATTAAATAAAACTACCCGTGAATATTACGAAGGAATCCGGAAAGAGATCCGTAACATTGTAGATACTGTGATACGTCCAAATGCTGAAATTACAGACAGGGAAGGAAAATTTCCCAGAGAAAATTTAGAAGCTCTTATCAAAAATGGATGGGGAAATATTCTCGTTCCCAAGAAATATAACGGTTTGGAACTTGATTATGTAGCGTTTGCAATTGCTGCAGAAGAAATCGGGAAAGCATGTGCCTCCACTGCCCTTGTTTATGTGATGCATGTAGGAGCTGTACAAACGATTACACTTTTTGGAAATGATGATCAGAAGGAACGCTGGTTGAAGCCTATTGAGCGCGGATTGATCGGTACCTATTCAACAAGTGAAAAGGCTTCTGGCGGACACTGGTGGTATAACTTCAGCCAGGCACAGCGTAATGGTGAGGACTATATTTTAAATGCCGATAAATCTTTCACTACAAGTGCCGGTCAAGCTGATTTTTATGTGGTCCAAACAAGGAGCCCTGAAGCACGGGTTGCAACCGATATCAGTTTCTTCATTGTAGATGGAAAGCTGCCTGGAATTAAAGCAAGCCCGTGGGAAGCGCTGGGTGTAAGAGGCAATCATAGCGGCCCCGTTTCATATCAGAATGTATTAGTTCCTAAACGTGATCTTTTAGGAGGAGAAAACCGAGGGAAGGAAATCCTTCTGCATGGCGTATCCCCTATTTACCTAATTGGTCTCGGATCGGTGTGGTTAGGTGTAGCAGAACATGCTCTCCAATTGGCGACAGAACATGTGACCAAAACGATTCATCGGGACTTTGATAACCGTTTAAGTGATTACCAAGTGATCCGCCAGCAAATTGGAGAAGCCAAAGTATTAATCGAAAGTGCAAAACCATGGCAATTCGACCTTGCTGAACAATTAGATATATTACAATCAGAAGGAAAGGAACAGGGAGTGCTAATCCTTCCTCTCACAGAATTCAAAGTTCATACTTCCGAGGTAGCGAATAAAGTAACGAAAATTGCAATGGATGTAAGCGGAGGATATGGATATAAAAAAGGCCCTATTGAACGTCTTTTCCGTGATGCGCGTGCCGGAATTGCGATGGGGCCTTCCAATAACATTGCGAGAGAATGGATTGGCAAAGACCTCGTGGGACTCCCGCTTGAACTTTGGGTAAAAGGCGGAGAATGA
- a CDS encoding small acid-soluble spore protein H, which translates to MNSQRAQEIAASPVMANVTYNGVPIYIQNVDEKNETATIYPLDEPENIQNVSLSSLTEH; encoded by the coding sequence ATGAACTCACAACGAGCGCAAGAAATTGCTGCTTCACCGGTTATGGCTAATGTAACCTATAATGGAGTGCCGATCTATATTCAAAATGTGGATGAAAAAAATGAAACAGCTACGATCTATCCTCTTGATGAACCGGAAAATATACAAAATGTTTCTTTATCAAGTTTAACAGAACATTAA
- a CDS encoding helix-turn-helix domain-containing protein, which produces MAIIINIDVMLAKRKMSVTELSERVGITMANLSILKNGKAKAIRLSTLEAICKALECQPGDILEYKNDEDANTKG; this is translated from the coding sequence ATGGCGATTATAATCAATATTGATGTGATGCTGGCTAAAAGGAAAATGAGCGTAACAGAACTTTCGGAGAGGGTTGGAATAACAATGGCTAACCTTTCTATATTGAAAAATGGAAAGGCAAAAGCAATTAGGCTTTCAACTTTAGAGGCAATTTGCAAAGCATTAGAATGCCAACCTGGGGATATTTTAGAATACAAAAATGACGAAGACGCTAACACTAAAGGATAA
- a CDS encoding DUF2975 domain-containing protein, whose amino-acid sequence MKQGTTLFLKIAVFIIGTPVLALCIFGLHWLANNPVNPDYAHILYPILIGMYVSVIPFFVALYQAFKLLSYIDKNQAFSELSVKALKNIKFCAMTISGLYVVIMPFVYLVAELDDAPGLIVIGMVPAFASMVIAVFAAVLQTLLQEAIDIKSENDLIV is encoded by the coding sequence ATGAAACAAGGAACAACATTGTTTTTAAAAATAGCTGTTTTTATTATCGGAACTCCAGTTCTTGCTTTATGTATATTTGGGTTGCATTGGTTAGCTAATAATCCAGTAAATCCAGATTATGCCCATATACTATATCCCATTTTAATAGGTATGTATGTATCAGTGATACCGTTTTTCGTTGCATTGTATCAGGCTTTTAAACTTTTAAGCTATATTGACAAGAACCAAGCTTTCTCTGAATTGTCTGTTAAAGCTCTAAAGAATATCAAATTCTGTGCAATGACAATCAGTGGTTTGTATGTGGTAATTATGCCATTTGTTTATCTCGTAGCAGAGCTAGACGATGCACCAGGTCTCATCGTAATCGGAATGGTTCCTGCTTTTGCTTCAATGGTGATTGCAGTCTTTGCTGCTGTTCTTCAAACGCTTTTACAAGAAGCCATCGATATAAAATCAGAAAATGACTTAATAGTCTGA
- a CDS encoding sulfate/molybdate ABC transporter ATP-binding protein, which translates to MSIKIQNISKSFGTFKALDDININIQTGELVALLGPSGSGKTTLLRIIAGLEAADQGSILFGNENITHIRTKERKVGFVFQHYALFHHMSVFDNVAYGLKVRPRKLRPSKKEIEEKVYELLRLVKLEAYANRYPTQLSGGQRQRVALARALAVEPKVLLLDEPFGALDAKVRKDLRRWLRRLHDNFQITSIFVTHDQEEALDVADRVVIMNDGRIEQIGSPEEVYDHPNSPFVYDFLGNVNLFRGRLHKGKLHQGNFQIDAPEFSDAENKTAIGYVRPHDISIEREGNSHDGVSAVIKHIHVVGPIVHLELKRNDTEEFLEAELTKDLYKNLQLKTGEKVFVKPKQLRVFVPEDYTI; encoded by the coding sequence GTGAGTATAAAAATTCAAAATATATCAAAATCGTTCGGCACATTTAAAGCTCTTGATGATATTAATATTAATATTCAAACAGGTGAATTAGTAGCACTGCTCGGACCATCGGGATCCGGGAAAACAACACTGCTTCGAATTATTGCTGGATTAGAAGCTGCCGATCAAGGATCAATTCTTTTTGGAAATGAAAATATCACTCATATTCGTACAAAAGAGAGAAAAGTCGGATTTGTTTTTCAACATTATGCTTTATTTCACCATATGAGTGTTTTTGATAATGTCGCTTACGGTTTAAAGGTTCGGCCCAGAAAGTTGCGCCCTTCAAAAAAAGAAATTGAAGAAAAGGTATACGAATTACTGCGGTTAGTGAAGCTAGAAGCTTATGCAAATCGTTATCCAACGCAGCTTTCCGGAGGCCAAAGACAACGTGTTGCGTTAGCCAGAGCATTAGCGGTCGAACCAAAGGTATTATTACTAGATGAACCATTCGGTGCTTTAGATGCGAAAGTAAGAAAAGATCTTCGACGTTGGTTAAGAAGATTACATGATAATTTTCAAATCACAAGCATATTTGTTACTCATGATCAAGAAGAAGCTTTAGATGTTGCAGATCGTGTTGTCATTATGAACGACGGAAGAATTGAGCAAATTGGGAGCCCTGAAGAGGTATATGATCATCCGAACAGTCCTTTTGTTTATGACTTTTTAGGAAATGTGAATTTATTCCGAGGCCGTCTTCATAAAGGAAAGCTTCATCAAGGGAATTTTCAAATCGATGCCCCGGAATTTTCTGATGCAGAAAACAAAACAGCCATTGGATATGTTCGTCCACATGATATTAGTATTGAAAGAGAAGGAAACAGCCACGATGGAGTTTCAGCCGTTATCAAGCATATTCATGTGGTAGGTCCTATTGTTCACCTGGAGTTAAAAAGAAATGATACAGAAGAATTTCTTGAAGCTGAACTAACAAAAGATTTATACAAAAACTTGCAACTGAAAACCGGAGAAAAAGTTTTCGTGAAACCAAAACAGTTGAGAGTTTTTGTACCGGAGGACTATACCATATAG
- the cysW gene encoding sulfate ABC transporter permease subunit CysW has translation MAGYIPIQQTNPPLQSSRSTTEPRIVRFLLITIVLGFLSIFLVLPLIAIFVKAFDKGIDVYFASIRHPDALAAIKLTLLVALIIVPLNAIFGIAAAWLVSKFDFKGKNILITIIDLPFAVSPVIAGLVFVLLFGTHGLLGPWLFEHDIKIIFAVPGIVLATLFVTLPFVARELIPLMQAQGSAEEEASFTLGANGWKTFLFVTLPKIKWGLLYGVILCNARSIGEFGAVSVVSGHIRGLTNTMPLHIEILYNEYQFSAAFAVASLMSILAIVTLVLKNFIEWKTKTNK, from the coding sequence ATGGCTGGATATATTCCGATACAACAAACGAATCCACCGCTGCAATCTTCCAGAAGCACAACTGAACCGCGTATTGTTCGTTTCTTGCTTATTACGATTGTGCTGGGATTTTTGAGTATATTTCTTGTATTACCACTTATTGCTATTTTCGTAAAAGCTTTTGATAAAGGCATCGATGTTTATTTCGCTTCGATTCGTCATCCAGACGCTTTGGCGGCTATTAAATTAACTTTATTAGTCGCATTAATAATCGTTCCATTGAATGCCATATTTGGAATAGCTGCTGCATGGTTAGTTTCAAAGTTTGATTTTAAAGGAAAAAATATCCTGATTACTATTATTGATCTTCCTTTTGCTGTTTCTCCAGTAATTGCAGGGTTAGTTTTTGTCTTATTATTTGGTACTCATGGTTTATTAGGTCCATGGCTCTTTGAACACGATATTAAAATCATTTTTGCTGTGCCGGGAATCGTTCTGGCAACATTATTTGTAACACTGCCGTTTGTTGCTCGTGAACTTATTCCATTAATGCAAGCACAAGGATCTGCAGAAGAGGAAGCGTCATTCACTTTAGGTGCAAACGGTTGGAAAACATTCTTGTTTGTCACACTCCCGAAAATCAAATGGGGTTTATTATATGGGGTTATCTTATGCAACGCTCGTTCGATTGGAGAATTTGGAGCTGTATCCGTCGTTTCCGGGCATATTCGGGGATTAACAAACACAATGCCATTACATATTGAAATTTTATACAATGAATATCAATTTTCAGCAGCTTTTGCAGTGGCGTCATTAATGTCAATTCTCGCAATCGTTACCTTAGTTTTGAAAAATTTCATTGAATGGAAAACAAAAACAAATAAATAA
- the cysT gene encoding sulfate ABC transporter permease subunit CysT, whose amino-acid sequence MLNLSKLKRKKPNILPGFGLSLGFTMLYISLLVLLPLSMIFFHTINMGWKDFFETITEPRVVASYKLSFGASFAAALINVVFGVLVAWVLVRYHFPGKRIADGLVDLPFALPTAIAGISLTALYAPNGWIGQFLGFKVAFTPIGIIIALTFIGLPFVVRMVQPVLQNIEKEIEEASASLGASRLQTFLKVIFPEILPAVITGFSLAFARALGEYGSVVFIAGNMPMRTEITPLLIMTKLEQYDYAGATAIATVMLVISFILLFFINFLQWWTNKKYVHS is encoded by the coding sequence ATGTTAAACTTGTCGAAATTAAAAAGGAAAAAACCGAATATACTGCCTGGATTCGGGTTATCACTTGGATTTACGATGCTATACATCAGTCTTCTTGTCTTACTTCCTCTATCTATGATTTTTTTTCATACAATCAATATGGGGTGGAAGGATTTTTTCGAAACGATCACAGAACCTAGAGTCGTAGCTTCTTATAAATTGAGTTTTGGAGCATCTTTTGCAGCAGCTCTTATCAATGTTGTTTTTGGAGTTTTAGTTGCTTGGGTGTTAGTACGTTATCATTTTCCGGGAAAACGTATTGCAGATGGATTAGTTGATCTTCCTTTTGCATTGCCAACCGCTATAGCCGGGATTTCTTTAACGGCATTGTATGCACCTAATGGATGGATTGGGCAGTTTCTAGGATTTAAAGTAGCATTTACTCCTATAGGCATTATCATTGCTTTGACGTTCATTGGTTTACCATTTGTTGTTCGTATGGTTCAACCAGTCTTGCAAAACATAGAAAAAGAGATAGAAGAGGCTTCGGCCAGTCTGGGGGCAAGTCGACTACAAACGTTTTTAAAAGTTATTTTTCCAGAAATTTTGCCTGCGGTCATTACCGGATTTTCATTGGCATTTGCAAGAGCTCTAGGGGAATACGGCTCAGTCGTTTTTATTGCAGGAAACATGCCAATGCGTACAGAAATCACACCACTCTTAATTATGACAAAGCTGGAACAATATGATTATGCAGGAGCAACTGCCATTGCCACGGTTATGTTAGTTATTTCTTTTATTCTTTTATTTTTCATCAATTTCTTACAATGGTGGACAAATAAAAAATATGTTCATAGTTAG
- a CDS encoding sulfate ABC transporter substrate-binding protein: protein MFNAKKPLLKLFLAFAILALVLAGCSSNQTSSNEEKNEKTTEKTSSKEPVELLNVSYDPTRELYQEFNEEFIKYWKEKKGQTVTIQQSHGGSGKQGRAVIDGLEADVVTLALAYDIDMIAEARGLLDKDWQKRLEDNSTPYTSTIVFLVRKGNPKGIKDWDDLIKKDVSVITPNPKTSGGARWNYLAAWAYADKKYNGDEQKVKDFMNQLYKNVEVLDSGARGSTTTFVERGIGDVLIAWENEAFLTVNELGKDKFEIVVPSISILAEPPVAVVDKIVDKKGTREVAEAYLNYLYTEKGQEIVAKNYYRPRNEKILKKYEDTFPEIELVTIDEKFSGWKKAQETHFNDGGTFDQIYEPK from the coding sequence ATGTTCAATGCCAAAAAACCATTATTAAAACTTTTTCTCGCTTTCGCTATATTAGCACTTGTACTAGCTGGGTGCAGTAGCAATCAAACAAGTAGTAATGAAGAAAAAAATGAAAAAACGACTGAAAAAACGTCCAGCAAAGAACCAGTTGAGTTATTAAATGTTTCTTATGATCCTACTCGCGAGTTATACCAAGAGTTTAATGAAGAGTTCATTAAGTATTGGAAAGAGAAAAAAGGGCAGACTGTAACAATTCAACAATCCCATGGAGGTTCAGGTAAGCAAGGCCGTGCGGTTATTGATGGTCTTGAAGCTGATGTAGTTACATTAGCTTTAGCTTATGATATCGATATGATTGCCGAGGCGAGAGGCTTACTTGATAAAGATTGGCAAAAACGCTTGGAGGATAACTCCACTCCCTACACTTCAACGATTGTGTTTCTTGTTCGAAAAGGAAATCCTAAAGGGATTAAGGATTGGGATGATTTAATCAAAAAAGATGTTTCCGTGATTACTCCTAATCCAAAAACTTCCGGTGGTGCAAGGTGGAACTATTTGGCAGCATGGGCTTATGCTGATAAAAAATACAATGGCGACGAACAAAAAGTAAAAGATTTTATGAACCAATTATATAAAAATGTTGAAGTGCTGGATTCCGGAGCGCGCGGCTCTACAACCACTTTTGTTGAAAGAGGAATTGGAGATGTATTAATTGCATGGGAAAATGAGGCATTTCTTACAGTTAACGAATTAGGTAAAGATAAATTTGAAATTGTCGTTCCGTCAATCAGTATTCTTGCTGAACCGCCAGTTGCTGTAGTGGATAAAATTGTAGACAAAAAAGGCACGAGAGAAGTAGCTGAAGCTTACCTTAACTATTTATACACAGAAAAAGGTCAAGAGATTGTTGCTAAAAATTACTATCGTCCGCGAAACGAAAAAATACTTAAAAAATACGAAGATACATTTCCGGAAATTGAGTTAGTAACCATTGATGAAAAATTCAGTGGGTGGAAAAAAGCTCAAGAAACCCACTTTAATGATGGTGGAACTTTTGATCAAATTTATGAGCCTAAATAA
- a CDS encoding response regulator transcription factor codes for MIRIVIAEDQRMMLGALGSLLNLEEDMEVVGMASNGEEAISLVHQFQPDVCIMDIEMPKKSGLEAAEELKGLGCKVIILTTFARTGYFQRALKAGVSGYLLKDSPSEELASSIRSVMAGKRIYAPELMDDVYSEENPLTDREKEVLELVADGKNTKEIADELSIKTGTVRNYISTILDKLEVTNRIEAIKQSKEKGWFK; via the coding sequence ATGATTCGAATAGTCATAGCTGAAGACCAGCGTATGATGTTGGGTGCCCTAGGTTCTCTGCTCAATTTGGAAGAAGATATGGAAGTGGTGGGAATGGCAAGCAACGGGGAAGAGGCGATTTCTCTTGTGCATCAGTTTCAGCCTGATGTTTGTATCATGGATATTGAAATGCCTAAAAAAAGCGGACTGGAGGCAGCTGAAGAGCTGAAGGGACTAGGATGCAAAGTGATTATTTTAACAACGTTCGCCCGTACCGGTTACTTCCAACGAGCTTTAAAAGCGGGTGTAAGCGGCTATTTATTAAAGGACAGCCCCAGCGAAGAACTTGCAAGCTCGATTCGCAGCGTCATGGCAGGGAAGCGAATCTATGCACCCGAACTAATGGACGATGTTTACAGTGAAGAAAATCCTCTGACTGATCGGGAAAAAGAAGTGTTAGAACTTGTAGCCGATGGAAAAAACACAAAAGAAATCGCTGATGAGCTAAGTATCAAAACCGGAACAGTCCGAAACTATATTTCAACCATATTGGATAAACTTGAAGTAACGAACCGGATCGAAGCCATAAAACAATCGAAAGAGAAGGGCTGGTTTAAATAG
- a CDS encoding sensor histidine kinase: MQNRFTIFRKFSGISPYIWSVFSILPFYFIFQSSSTKEIIVGIVLTIIFFIAFRFAFISKGWPVYLWTSILIGISTTMTILFQFIYFAFYIAYYNGHIKNRIAFFTVYIIHLVATIFSINFNVVLQEKLFLKQLPFIIIICISVILLPFNIYNRKKQGQLEEQLQDANKRIAELVKQEERQRIARDLHDTLGQKLSLIGLKSDLARKLIYKDPEQARNELKDVQQTARTALNEVRKMVSQMRGVRLKEEIVRVKQLLKAAQINLVTDEEKFTLTNVSPFLENILSMCLKEAVTNVVKHSKASTCQINIEQSWNEICITVQDDGIGIVEDQDLVKGNGLLGMKERLEFVNGSLEIISNEGTTLIMKVPNVVKQAVKEELK, translated from the coding sequence ATGCAAAACAGGTTTACGATATTTCGGAAATTCTCTGGGATTTCTCCTTATATATGGAGCGTTTTTAGCATTTTGCCCTTTTATTTTATTTTCCAATCTTCCTCAACTAAGGAAATTATTGTGGGGATTGTACTGACAATCATATTTTTCATCGCCTTTCGATTTGCTTTTATTTCAAAAGGCTGGCCCGTCTATTTGTGGACTTCCATCTTGATAGGTATTTCTACAACTATGACGATCCTATTCCAATTTATCTATTTTGCTTTTTATATTGCTTACTATAACGGTCATATAAAAAACCGTATCGCATTCTTCACGGTATACATTATTCACTTGGTCGCAACGATATTCTCGATTAATTTTAATGTCGTCCTGCAGGAAAAGTTATTCTTAAAGCAGCTGCCTTTTATCATTATTATTTGCATTAGTGTCATCCTTCTTCCATTTAACATTTATAATCGAAAAAAGCAGGGGCAGCTCGAAGAACAGCTCCAAGACGCCAACAAAAGAATCGCCGAGCTTGTGAAACAGGAGGAACGGCAACGGATTGCCCGCGATCTTCATGATACGTTAGGACAGAAGCTCTCTCTCATCGGCCTAAAAAGCGACTTGGCGAGAAAGTTAATTTACAAAGACCCCGAGCAAGCGCGTAATGAATTGAAAGACGTCCAGCAAACCGCAAGAACCGCATTGAATGAAGTAAGGAAAATGGTCTCACAAATGCGCGGTGTTCGATTAAAAGAAGAAATCGTTCGTGTTAAGCAACTATTGAAAGCAGCCCAAATCAATTTAGTAACAGATGAAGAAAAATTCACATTAACAAACGTATCCCCGTTTCTCGAGAATATTCTGAGTATGTGTTTGAAAGAAGCGGTTACAAATGTCGTCAAACACAGCAAGGCTTCAACTTGCCAAATCAACATAGAGCAATCGTGGAATGAAATATGTATAACTGTACAAGACGACGGAATCGGCATTGTGGAGGATCAGGACCTTGTAAAAGGAAACGGTCTGCTGGGAATGAAAGAACGTCTGGAATTTGTGAACGGGAGTCTGGAAATTATATCAAATGAAGGAACAACACTTATCATGAAAGTCCCCAATGTTGTAAAGCAGGCGGTTAAGGAGGAACTTAAATGA
- a CDS encoding fatty acid desaturase, with product MTKEKQKNLRKQVAPYEKPNTRDSIWQLINTVVPFFLLWFLAYQSLSVSYVLTFVICVIAAGFLVRIFIIFHDCCHYSFFQNRLANKILGTITGILTFFPYSQWQHDHSVHHATSSNLDKRGTGDIWLLTVDEYLSAPLLTKLAYRFYRNPFVMFVLGPIYIFLITNRFNRKGARLKERLNTYLTNISIVALVGLFSWTIGWESFLLIQGPIFLISGSLGVWLFYVQHTFEDSYFEEDENWEYVKAAVEGSSYYKLPKPLQWLTGNIGFHHVHHLSPRVPNYKLEEAHNQTLPLQNVPTITLSTSLSSLRFRLWDEQNKKFVGFKDLSTKKKKRGSVQVKSEL from the coding sequence ATGACGAAAGAAAAGCAAAAAAATTTGAGAAAACAAGTGGCTCCTTATGAAAAACCTAATACAAGGGATAGTATTTGGCAGCTAATCAATACCGTTGTGCCGTTTTTTCTTTTATGGTTCTTAGCTTATCAAAGTCTATCCGTTTCTTATGTTCTTACATTTGTTATTTGCGTAATTGCCGCCGGATTTTTAGTGCGGATTTTCATCATTTTCCATGACTGCTGCCACTATTCATTTTTTCAAAATCGGCTTGCTAATAAAATTCTTGGGACAATAACAGGTATTTTAACCTTTTTTCCGTACAGCCAATGGCAGCACGACCATTCAGTCCATCACGCAACCAGCTCTAACTTAGATAAGCGCGGAACAGGGGATATATGGTTGCTTACGGTTGATGAATATTTGTCAGCACCGCTTTTGACAAAATTAGCTTATCGGTTTTATCGGAATCCATTCGTGATGTTTGTTTTAGGCCCTATCTACATTTTCCTTATTACGAATCGATTTAACAGAAAAGGTGCCAGGTTAAAGGAGCGACTTAATACCTATTTGACGAACATTTCAATCGTTGCTTTGGTCGGACTATTCTCCTGGACGATCGGATGGGAGTCATTCCTGTTAATACAAGGGCCGATCTTTTTAATTTCAGGATCTCTCGGAGTATGGCTTTTTTACGTGCAGCACACGTTTGAGGATTCTTATTTTGAAGAAGATGAGAACTGGGAGTACGTGAAAGCAGCTGTTGAAGGGAGTTCATACTATAAGCTTCCAAAACCGCTGCAATGGCTTACCGGTAACATCGGCTTCCACCACGTTCATCATTTAAGCCCAAGGGTTCCTAACTATAAACTTGAAGAGGCACATAATCAAACCCTTCCTTTACAGAACGTACCTACGATTACTTTATCAACAAGCTTGAGTTCACTCCGATTTCGCCTATGGGACGAACAAAACAAAAAGTTTGTAGGATTTAAAGATTTATCGACAAAAAAGAAAAAAAGAGGCTCAGTTCAAGTGAAATCAGAGCTGTAG
- a CDS encoding acyl-CoA dehydrogenase family protein yields the protein MTRFSDDFFIRNEREAELACYADRLAKKIEKTAGVYDETGTFPYEHFQLLKEEGYFKLTVPKKYGGEEISLYEMLLVQERLAKGDGSTALSAGWHLLTFMNVRQTRPWPEHVFEKLCRDAVEKGELINIINTERKIGNLARGGKPSTIAKRTAGGYFISGRKAFASLAPILNHFTIIAYLEDEDINAEFLVTKNEQVKVIETWNSMGMRGTGSHDIEMKEVFVPDDALLTRLEPNQSDRFSADSRIYSLEIPAVYLGIAGAARDFALEFADSTYSHSLGDYIKSAGHVRQKIGEIELLLKSSRSILYSLAERWERDPSLKEKLGNEVSMAKHIICNNAIKITEIAMRIVGGSSLSRYHKLERLFRDVQCGLFNPPHDDMVIEQLAASALAEVSDKKGKIQEYFDQKEEIKLAHTGIDK from the coding sequence ATGACAAGATTTAGCGACGATTTTTTTATTAGAAATGAGCGGGAAGCTGAACTTGCTTGTTATGCAGATCGATTAGCAAAAAAAATTGAAAAAACTGCAGGGGTTTACGACGAAACGGGAACATTCCCATATGAGCATTTTCAGTTACTAAAAGAAGAAGGATACTTCAAGCTTACAGTTCCAAAAAAATACGGAGGAGAAGAAATATCATTATATGAAATGCTACTTGTCCAGGAAAGATTGGCAAAAGGCGATGGTTCTACGGCACTGTCAGCTGGTTGGCATTTGCTCACTTTTATGAATGTACGGCAAACAAGACCTTGGCCGGAGCACGTATTTGAAAAGCTGTGCAGGGATGCCGTAGAGAAAGGAGAGCTCATCAACATCATTAATACTGAACGGAAAATAGGAAATCTGGCTCGAGGAGGAAAGCCATCTACAATTGCCAAGCGTACAGCAGGCGGATATTTTATTTCTGGCCGCAAAGCGTTTGCTTCTCTCGCACCGATCCTTAATCATTTTACGATCATTGCTTATTTAGAGGATGAAGATATTAACGCTGAATTCTTAGTGACAAAAAACGAACAAGTGAAAGTGATTGAAACTTGGAATTCGATGGGAATGAGAGGAACCGGCAGTCACGATATTGAGATGAAAGAAGTTTTTGTTCCTGATGATGCACTATTAACTCGACTCGAACCAAATCAGTCCGACCGCTTTTCAGCTGACAGCAGAATCTATTCACTTGAGATTCCTGCGGTGTATTTGGGAATTGCTGGAGCAGCACGCGATTTTGCGCTGGAATTTGCTGATTCCACATATTCACATAGCTTAGGAGACTACATTAAATCTGCTGGTCATGTGCGGCAAAAAATTGGAGAAATCGAACTCCTCTTAAAATCTTCACGAAGCATCCTGTATTCACTGGCTGAGCGTTGGGAAAGGGATCCATCCTTAAAAGAAAAACTAGGAAATGAAGTCAGTATGGCAAAACATATTATTTGTAACAATGCCATCAAAATAACTGAAATTGCGATGAGAATAGTGGGGGGAAGCAGCTTGTCACGTTATCATAAGCTGGAACGCCTTTTCCGTGATGTTCAATGCGGTCTTTTTAACCCACCGCATGATGATATGGTAATTGAACAGCTTGCGGCCTCTGCGTTGGCAGAGGTTTCAGATAAAAAAGGAAAAATTCAGGAGTATTTTGACCAGAAAGAAGAAATCAAGCTGGCTCATACTGGAATAGACAAATAA